In Haliaeetus albicilla chromosome 3, bHalAlb1.1, whole genome shotgun sequence, the following are encoded in one genomic region:
- the SLA gene encoding src-like-adapter, with amino-acid sequence MGNTVKTPRASEETNVPSQTGQESDFLAVLYDYPSADISQPIFHVGEKLRVLSDEGGWWRVHSLTTGRENYIPGKYVAKVYHGWLFEGLGREKAEELLQLPNTKVGSFMIRESETRKGLYSLSVRHRQVKHYRIFRLPNNWYYISPRQTFQCLEDLVNHYSEVADGLCCVLTTPCLTQCTNNNSVMNQVPPVVMRNKNFSWRNIHRLEVTEDTESTLAAMDDSCLSYGLRESIASYLSLTGDDNASFASTRKKKAQSLIYTGSKRKSTLHLPPTYYED; translated from the exons ATGGGAAATACTGTAAAAACGCCGAGAGCCTCCGAAGAAACAAATGTGCCAAGCCAAACGG GTCAGGAGAGTGATTTCCTTGCTGTCCTCTATGACTATCCTTCAGCAGACATAAGCCAACCTATATTTCACGTAGGGGAAAAACTACGTGTGCTATCAGA TGAAGGAGGGTGGTGGAGAGTCCATTCCCTTACAACAGGTCGAGAAAACTATATTCCAGGAAAATATGTAGCAAAGGTTTACCACGG CTGGTTATTTGAAGggctgggaagagaaaaagcagaggaactTCTACAGCTACCCAACACCAAGGTCGGCTCCTTCATGATCAGAGAGAGTGAAACTAGGAAAG gGTTATATTCCTTGTCGGTGCGGCACAGGCAAGTGAAACATTACAGGATTTTCCGCCTTCCAAATAACTGGTATTACATCTCTCCACGGCAAACCTTTCAGTGCCTTGAAGACCTTGTGAATCACTACTCAG AAGTTGCTGATGGTCTCTGCTGTGTCCTCACAACACCTTGTCTTACCCAGTGCACTAACAACAACAGCGTAATGAATCAAGTTCCTCCTGTGGTGATGCGGAATaaaaacttcagctggagaaatATTCACAG GTTGGAGGTCACTGAAGATACTGAAAGCACCCTGGCAGCAATGGATGATTCTTGTCTCAGCTATGGCCTGAGGGAAAGTATCGCTTCCTACCTCTCCTTAACAGGGGATGACAATGCTTCTTTTGCAAGtaccagaaagaagaaagcccAATCTCTTATATACACAGGGAGCAAGCGTAAGAGCACCCTTCACTTGCCACCGACATACTATGAAGACTAA